The Panicum hallii strain FIL2 chromosome 5, PHallii_v3.1, whole genome shotgun sequence genome contains the following window.
ACTCGGATTGAGGATAGAAATTAGAGTGGGGTTACATTTCAAGACAAGGTATTTCATATTTATTATTGGCTTTCCATTCTTTACACCGATGCATTCAGGGATGTACTAACTGCATTTAACTTGCTTAATTTTTAGCTTTGTTCAAGGCTGAAGATAAGGAGAACAAGTCATTTCAATTCCTGCACCGCTGGAATATCTTGCGAAATCAACCATAGTAGCGTGAGAAGCGGAAGCAAATGGCATCTCAGAGGTAACTTGGTAACAAAAAACAAAAGGCAAACATGGATTCAAGTCCGAGGACGTCCACTCCCATCAATGTTGATAGTAGCCACCGTATTGTCTGATAATACACCTCCAGAAACCGATCAACGCAAGAGAACAATGGGTAAGAAGGCTAAAGAAGCCTTGCGGCGAGGTGGAGGTGAGGCTTGTGTGGAGACTTTAGACCATTTGTGGATTAAAAAAAAAGTGTCTGACGCAGAGAAAGAAtagaagaaagaagagagaTACAACCAGTTATATGAACTAGATAGAGAGAGGCTTGAGctagaaaaaagaaaaattaaaGGTGAAGAAGCAAGGGCTGCAAATGAGGCAAAAAATCTCAAGATAAAGGAACATGAATTAGAACACAAGGAAAATAAACTACAACATAAGAGAATATTAGATGATGAGAGAAGATAGTATCCCATTGTATAATCGAGACCATTCATACCATAGTTCACTTGAGGAGCTTCACCTTCAGCAAGCTTTGTAAAAAGTGGAGGCTGGTGAAGAACATTGATATCATTGTGATACCTAGGTAAAAAAAAGCGTGCCAAATCCAGAGATCCTTGGATGCAACAACTTCTAAAATTATTTTAGACTCGTGCACTTATCCTGAATATATACCTTGCCATGTTGACGGGCAATTCTTCCGCTTCCAATGCATGCAATCAATAGAAGCTAGCATATCAGGAAAACCTCTTTTCTCTCCAAGTACAAGCAATCAAGCTGTATCGTGCTTATTAGGTGATCTCAAGTACTCGTTTTTAAAAATTTCAATAATTGCATTGACAAACCTTCTCGAACTTTCTATGGTAGTACTTTCTACAATACCAACATATTCATCCATAGCATCTGCCGACACTCCATAAGTTAGCATCTAGAATGATGCAATGACTTTCTGGAAATAAGTTAATCCAGCTGTATTAGCTGCATTTCTCTTCTGCACAAAGTACTTATGATGAGGTTCTACAACATGCATTATGCATAAAATAGATCCCGACTCATTCTATACCTGCGCAACCAAGAAAAATAAGACATCCAAATTATAATTCAAATCACAAATTAATTAGACCAATCAAATACATACAAGCCTCCATCAGAATAGAGTTGGACCGTACGTAGGATCATCCCCCAAATAATCTTGATACATTCTCATGTGCCCTCCTCTATCCCGATATAGGACTGCATGCCCGGGGACAGAACCACCATGTTTCCATGTAGGCTGTAAATGATTTTGCATAATTTCTACAGCAGAAAGACTGAGTTCATCATCGTCATCCGATGATGATTCATCCAATAGACATTGGAACAGGGACAGATGACGACTCATGGCGCACGCTGCCCTTGTTCACGCACTTGCGCCCCTGATTGCTTGGACGACTTGCTCACGACGTCTACGGAATCGGCGGGAGCCGGAGGTCACGACGTCTACGGGATAAAGAGCTAGAGCCAAGTCGGCATAGCGTGCTTGTTCAAGGCAGGAGGCGACGATGGAATAAAATAAGCGATGATGCTGCCAGAGGATAAACAAATATGTGAACATGCGGCCAGAGGAAATATGGGCGAGAAGATACCGTGTTTGTTAAACCTCCGTTAGATAAATCAAAGATCTGGGGTCATCTCGTGATGATGTGTTACAGTTTAAATTTTTTGAGGAGTTTAAATTTTTTGGGGAGTACTTTTAGGAACTGTTGGAGAAGGTGTTTTTTTTACTCCAATAATTTTTTGTAAGGCTCCATAACCAAAAATAAGCCATCCTACGAATTCTATAATAAATTAATAAGAAAGTAAAATAACCATGTTTGCTCCTATTTATTATCCATATTTAGCACTAATTGATTCTTGCGTGTACATGCACTTTCTAAATAGGATAAAATGATTTGTTTTTGGGACAAATTTAATCCCAGAGTGATATAtattttgggacggagggagtaaggGATAAAGTAAATCTTGACCAAAATATAGTTCAAATAAAAATCCCAGCTATCTCTCTCCCTAAATCACGCAACTGACAGCGCTTCTATCGGCTGCCTTACACTTCCGTGGCCTCCGAGATTATTTCTTTATTCCTAGTTGCCTCTCCGGCCGCTAGACTAGATGGATGCGAGAGGTGGAAAGGATCCCTCTGGTGGACCATGTACATCATCGAGTCAAGTGAAGGATCAGGTGACTAGTACATGTATAAATGATTCGGAAGGAAAAGATTATAtaatttcttttgttttttgttACTTACCTGTTAAGTCTGGCATTCAAAACTTTTCAAGTTCTAAGAAATCAAATGCGGCTGGAATCAAACCAATAAAAGGAAAATCATCAGCCATGCCCAAGGACAGAGAAGCTATATGGAAAACTGTTCTCCAAAGTCCACATTCAGCAGATAGTTGCTTGTGCTTTTTCGGATGGACATGACTTCACAATTACAAGCATCAGGGCAGGACTAGTATCAACCAACAATGATGAGTAGAACGTACACGTTGAGATCCATCTAGCACGTTCcattcaaaagaaaaaaattgcTACACATTTGGATCATACCTGCACGGCGCATGCAtcttaaaaaaaaaaggaaaaccaTTCACGTTGAGATCTATTTTGCACGTTCCAGCACTTAGCTTAAAAAGTTGTTACACATTTTGGACCCATCTTGCATGTAGCATACGTGTTAGATCtaattaaaaaaatattttgccTATTTTCACTCTTCTAAaaataataaataaataaaatatattCATTTCTCCTGTTACCTCCTAAGAGGTAATATGGGATAAAAGTCATCCAGATCAACGGTCCACAATTACTTGGGTGTACCTTAGCAAAACCCATCGTTGTCAGTTGTCACCATCAGCGATGATGAGATGAGCTTAAAAACTGTGGGGGTTGACGTTTGGACGCGTAGAGGGGCTGGTTCAACACACTGGATAGGTCACACATGCATGTGCCGCTCTCCTGCCCTGCAGGAGCAAAGCGCGGCAGCCATAGCTAGCAAGCACATACCTGCGGAGCGGGGTGGCTCTCGTCTACCTTTCAACTCTTCGTCGTATCGCAGCACTACCTCCTGCCTCCCAAACCCGCAGACTTGCCGCGGACTCACAATGCCAGCAGCTCGAGACGATCACCATCGCCTTCCACCCCAACCACCAACAGCATGGACCATCTCCCTCCATGAGCACAGCTTCTGTGGTGCGCCCTCGTCAGCCACCGACGCGGCTAGTGATCACTGAAAAAGGGTGCAGAGAACATCAGAAACCACATGACCGGCGGTGATCTGCGTCTAGATCGGAGACGCCCAACCTGATCCGTCCCGCGATGCTGTCCGATAAAACTGCATCACAACCAGACCTCACGCGGCAATGTAATGATTTTCCTTTGAAACATTTCCTCTGCTGGAAATGCATCCTCTCTGTCATCCAACTCTGCCATGAAATGCATCCGCCACTTATGTTGCATCTCCATAGTTGTGATGCACAGGCAAATTCTCCATCAAACATCACTCCTTGTCCATGTTGTTGACAGCTCCTATAAATACACCGCGCCATGCAAGTATGTAACATCGTCCAACCCTTCCATGTCCCATCTAATCTCTCCCTTGTTGTGATCCTTCTTCAGGCTATCTGGGAGCACTGACCAACAATGTCACCGCCGAGACTACCCGTCCTCGTCCTCGTACTCCTGTCCACCTTCTGGGCCGCTTCCACTGCCGTGCGCAGCGTGACGCTGCACCTTGCACGCTCCCACTCCATCTCGCCCGACGCCGGGGCACCGATCACCGCATGGGCGGCCTCCCTGGTTGCCCAGTCCGCGGCGGACGCAGCACGCGTGGCCACGCTCGCGGCGGGCTTCGGCAAGACCAAGAAAGGCGGCCGCCGGTCGTTCGTGCCGATCGCGCCGGGAAGGCAGATCCTAAGCATCCCCAACTAcgtcgcccgcgcgcgcctcggCACACCGGCGCAGACGCTGCTCGTGGCCATCGACCCCAGCAACGACGCCGCGTGGGTGCCGTGCGGCGGCTGCACGGGCTGCGCCGCCTCGGCGCCGTCGTTCGCCCCGACGCAGTCGTCCACGTTCCGCCCCGTGCGCTGCGGCTCGCCGGAGTGCGCGCAGGTGCCGAGCCCGTCGTGCCCCGGAGGTGCGGGCGCGTCGTGCGCGTTTAACCTCACGTACGCGGCGTCCACGTTCCAGGCACTACTGGGGCAGGACTCGCTCGCACTCGAGAACGGCGCCCCCGCATCGTACACGTTCGGGTGTCTCCACGTCGTCACTGGAAGCTCCGTGCCGCCGCAGGGGCTCGTCGGCTTCGGGCGTGGGCCGCTGTCGTTCCTGTCACAGACCAAGGACGTGTACGGTTCCGTCTTCTCCTACTGCCTCCCGAGCTACAAGTCGTCCAACTTCTCGGGCACGCTCAGGCTCGGCCCCATCGGGCAGCCGAAGAGGATCAAGACGACGCCGTTGCTATCCAACCCCCATCGCCCTTCCCTCTACTACGTGAACATGATCGGGATCCGCGTGGGCAGCAAGCCCGTGCCGGTCCCGGCGTCCGCTCTGGCGTTCGACCCGGCCAGCGGCAGGGGCACCATCATCGACGCCGGGACGATGTTCACGCGGCTGTCGGCGCCGGTGTACGCCGCCGTGCGAGACGCGTTCCGGCGCAGGGTGCGGGCGCCGGTGGCGGGGCCGCTCGGCGGGTTCGACACGTGCTACAACGTGACGGTCGCGGTGCCGAGCATCAGCTTCACGTTCGCGGGGCCGGTGACGGTGACGCTGCCCGAGGAGAACGTGGTGATCCGCAGCTCGTCGGGCGGCGTCGCGTGCCTGGCGATGGCGGCGGGCCCGGCGGACGGCGTGAACGCGGCGCTCAACGTGCTGGCCAGCATGCAGCAGCAGAACCACCGCGTGCTGTTCGACGTCGCCAACGGCCGCGTCGGCTTCTCCCGCGAGCTGTGCACGGTCTGAATCAACCGGAACGTATTTGAAATGTATGCTGCGTACTAGTACTCTAGAAGCGCTCGTTCCAGGCACCGTGGATGTCGTGTCGTCTTCTCTTGACCAGAAGATTTGTGTTGAAGCTGTGGGTAGATGGAGACCTGCAAAATTTGGAAATGGCAAGCTGCCCGTCTAGCTCAGTCGGTAGAGCGCAAGGCTCTTAACCTTGTGGTCGTGGGTTcgagccccacggtgggcgaACTTTTTGGTTTTTAAACTGGCCCGGCCCATACGAGTGGCAGACATAGCAAATTCTCCGAAGAACCCAATAGCGCGTGCGTGGGCCGGCCCTTCGAGCGAGTTCTTGCCTGCTGGGCTGGTTTGGTACTTGAGGTGTGTGTAAGTTGCAAGTAGAAGCCCAACCATATAGGGCTTCTTTGTTATTAGCATCGTAGACGCTTCGGAGGGAGCCAAGGAGTACTAGAAAGCTCTTTGTTATTATCGTATATGCCACGCatgatgcagcagcagcagcagcagcagcgtagCGCGGTACCACCCAGCCACCGTCGGCAGGTGGCAGGGCGAGGCCATGCCGTGGTCACGTGACAGCGGAGCGGACAGGCACTGAGGCAGGTTATCGTGGCGCAGAGATCGCATCCGTACGGTACGTGCCCAGCAGCGGCGAGCGAGCCAGAAATACTAGTCGGCGGGAAACAGGCCGGAAAGAAGTAAAGACGCGCATGCCTACATAGGCTCTGCGCCTCCGCGTGCACTAGCCTGAGGCCCATTCCCCCGCTGGGACCAGGCCAGAGGCATCTCAAGCAGGCCGCCGCTGGATCGCAGGCCTGCTGGCTACTAGCCTGCCTGGGCCACCTGCTGGCTCGATCCGGCTTTCCGTGCGCACACCTGCTGCGTCGGGCCTCGGTCCATCGCGAGCGAGCAGGATCCCTTGCCATCCCACACACGCAAGTGGGCGGCGGCATCGGAGCGGTGAGCCAGCCGAGGTCACCCAACCAACCGAAGCGCGTTGCTGAGCGAGCGGGAGACGCGGCGGGGTCGTCGTCACGTGACGAAGAAGATGCCTTGGGCGGGGGACGGCGCGGACGTGTCGGCGTTCGGGGAGGCGGGGTGCGGCTGGACCGGGAGGCTGGCTGGCCGGGCCGGTGGCCGCAGGCTTTCATTAAATAATAATCGGGGAGGCCTGCGGGCTGCGGCGGTGGGCACTGGCCGTGCCAGGGGTTTAGTTATTGTGGTCGCGCTCCGGCGCGGCGCCGAtaaaacaaaacaaaagaaaGCATGCCATGGCAGGTGGCGTGTGGATGGATGCGGCCGGTCCCCTCCCCCGCCTCTGCCCGCGCGGGGCTCGAGGCGGGCATCCGCCGCTGCCATTGCTGCTCCTCGGAAACCGCGGCGCCAAAGACGAGGCGCGTCTGGCCTGTGCCATCGCCGCGGCGCAGGCACACCGCCCGCACCTCCTGCCCCTGCATCATCCTCTCCTGTGTGTCCCGTCCGGTGGCGTGGCATCTGGAGGAGCTGGAGCGAGCTGTGGAGTGCGCCGAAAGTTTCTTTCCCCGTGCCGCGCGTGGGGGCCCATGCGTGCGTGCCTCCCGCTTtgcttcctcctctggcgcggCGCAATGCAAGCCCGGCCCCGGGCCACGCACGAAATGCGCTTGTTTTTCCACTTCACTACTGTCGCGCGACGTGCCCGTCCTCTTCACTGCAAGTCGTAGAAAGCGCGGTACAGGTACTAATGTTGCACTCCTCTTTAAGAGAGGAGAAATTGGGTTGCATGAAATAGTGGGGAGTTTCGGCAAGCCATACTAGCTACTTGAGCCAGTGTTTACCTTGTGCCAAAGACTAGTTTCGCCAGGGTACCAAAAGGAATAGCGGGTCGTCAAGGAATTAGTACCATGACATGTTCAGGGTACGACGTGTTTTCCACCATGCGATCACACAGTACGCCACCAGCGGCAGAAGAATTGGCAGCTGCGGTACCGTCCAGGCGAGAAGAAAATACTAGGACAGCTAGCAGTAGGAAGAAGGAAGCAAGGTGCTATTTTCACTCTGCCCCGATCCTGTCGTCCCTTGGAAGCG
Protein-coding sequences here:
- the LOC112895677 gene encoding aspartyl protease AED3-like produces the protein MSPPRLPVLVLVLLSTFWAASTAVRSVTLHLARSHSISPDAGAPITAWAASLVAQSAADAARVATLAAGFGKTKKGGRRSFVPIAPGRQILSIPNYVARARLGTPAQTLLVAIDPSNDAAWVPCGGCTGCAASAPSFAPTQSSTFRPVRCGSPECAQVPSPSCPGGAGASCAFNLTYAASTFQALLGQDSLALENGAPASYTFGCLHVVTGSSVPPQGLVGFGRGPLSFLSQTKDVYGSVFSYCLPSYKSSNFSGTLRLGPIGQPKRIKTTPLLSNPHRPSLYYVNMIGIRVGSKPVPVPASALAFDPASGRGTIIDAGTMFTRLSAPVYAAVRDAFRRRVRAPVAGPLGGFDTCYNVTVAVPSISFTFAGPVTVTLPEENVVIRSSSGGVACLAMAAGPADGVNAALNVLASMQQQNHRVLFDVANGRVGFSRELCTV